Proteins co-encoded in one Nematostella vectensis chromosome 15, jaNemVect1.1, whole genome shotgun sequence genomic window:
- the LOC5509879 gene encoding beta-1,3-galactosyltransferase 5, which yields MVHRLEELTEQHSAKCCTSSTYKSIFYFVAILATIHFILLVLWYRHPALIDSIGITPRNNSQIFSPRITGNVFLIILINTIPKNVERRMTLRKTWVGTANGGPMTSNLDLKVHRDLGVYCVFMVAVSDVLSDNKKLHNEAARYNDILRINTVESYRNMITKVWGGYEWAFKLNPRFFMKTDDDIYVDLPHLVHWLHDPSLPRKLYAGWVLHHGRVMRNPGNDWYVSHADFHERYYPDYCIGPFYVLSGSLLGNILTNKKNVKMFNVEDAYLGVLLRYLHVSPLNVGKTFVWEPRLPSMLPNWENEKFSEVICLGERLTDKLLRYIHLKYEYIHKTAEYKYISG from the coding sequence ATGGTGCACAGGCTGGAAGAGTTAACCGAGCAGCATTCCGCAAAATGCTGTACATCTTCGACTTACAAATCCATCTTCTATTTCGTGGCGATATTGGCGACGATTCATTTTATTCTTCTAGTACTTTGGTACAGGCATCCGGCATTGATTGACAGTATTGGAATAACACCAAGGAATAATTCACAGATTTTTTCCCCGAGGATAACAGGTAACGTTTTTCTGATCATTTTAATCAACACTATTCCGAAGAACGTTGAGCGGCGAATGACGCTTCGTAAGACGTGGGTTGGAACAGCTAATGGCGGACCAATGACTTCAAATCTTGACCTGAAAGTTCATAGAGATTTGGGAGTTTATTGCGTTTTCATGGTAGCGGTGTCCGATGTCTTATCAGATAACAAAAAACTTCATAACGAAGCGGCGAGATATAATGATATTCTCCGCATAAACACAGTGGAATCGTACAGAAACATGATCACAAAAGTATGGGGAGGCTATGAATGGGCTTTCAAATTGAATCCCCGATTCTTCATGAAAACGGATGATGATATTTACGTGGATTTGCCTCACTTGGTTCACTGGCTGCATGATCCGTCTTTACCGCGGAAATTATACGCGGGCTGGGTCCTTCACCACGGAAGAGTGATGAGAAACCCAGGGAATGACTGGTACGTGAGTCATGCGGATTTCCATGAAAGGTATTACCCAGATTACTGCATCGGTCCTTTCTACGTTCTCTCTGGCAGTCTTCTAGGAAATATTCTCACGAACaagaaaaatgtcaaaatgtttAATGTGGAGGACGCATATCTTGGTGTTCTGTTGAGGTATTTGCATGTGTCGCCTTTGAATGTAGGGAAGACTTTTGTCTGGGAACCGAGACTTCCGAGTATGTTACCCAACTGGGAGAATGAGAAATTTTCTGAAGTTATTTGCCTTGGAGAGAGATTGACCGATAAGTTGCTTAGGTATATTCATTTGAAGTATGAGTATATTCACAAGACTGCGGAATACAAGTATATATCTGGCTAG
- the LOC5509880 gene encoding 5-hydroxytryptamine receptor 1F — MMELRNFTDKTVFNYACYHFTEWVQEGQITRPEFIIIAVLNGITILPAILLNALVLFSIWRTPTLHTPAMVLLCNLALSDFAVGIIAQPITVTSVVLELSPSVKPASFCSIAVFYGITSSLFAGVSLLSITAVAVDRFLALHLHLRLVRMSTVIVLANSATNPAIYCWKIPELRNAVRDTLVWLGCNRRRGGT; from the exons ATGATGGAATTAAGAAACTTTACCGACAAAACAGTCTTCAATTATGCTTGCTACCATTTTACCGAATGGGTCCAGGAAGGTCAGATAACGAGACCTGAGTTTATCATCATTGCAGTACTCAACGGAATCACGATTCTTCCAGCTATCCTTCTGAACGCTTTGGTACTTTTCTCAATATGGCGTACACCAACACTTCACACACCTGCCATGGTTCTGTTGTGCAACCTTGCTCTCTCTGATTTCGCGGTCGGCATCATCGCTCAACCAATAACAGTAACATCAGTAGTGCTTGAACTCAGTCCTTCTGTAAAACCTGCATCGTTTTGCTCGATAGCAGTGTTCTATGGAATAACATCATCCCTTTTCGCAGGTGTTTCATTACTCAGTATTACTGCGGTCGCTGTTGACAGATTTCTTGCACTTCATCTTCATCTAAG GCTAGTGCGGATGTCGACCGTGATCGTACTGGCCAACTCTGCTACAAATCCCGCCATCTACTGCTGGAAAATTCCAGAATTACGAAATGCTGTTAGGGATACATTAGTCTGGCTCGGATGTAATCGTAGGAGAGGAGGCACCTAG